A region from the Gossypium hirsutum isolate 1008001.06 chromosome A08, Gossypium_hirsutum_v2.1, whole genome shotgun sequence genome encodes:
- the LOC107894773 gene encoding probable ribose-5-phosphate isomerase 3, chloroplastic: MASLSFLHLSSATRFTPRATPLNHRARTQKSFSIRSQSAPVLSQDELKKLAADKAVESVKSGMVLGLGTGSTAAFVVDKLGQLLSTGQLSNIVGIPTSKRTQEQAASLNIPLSTLDLHPHIDLAIDGADEVDPNLDLVKGRGGALLREKMVEAASSSFIVVADDSKLVSGLGGSGLAMPVEVVQFCWKYNLVRLEGLFKELGCEAKLRLAGDGSEKPYVTDNMNYIVDLYFKNPIKDGFAAGKEISAMEGVVEHGLFLGMATSVIIAGKTGVEVMTK, translated from the coding sequence ATGGCCTCCTTATCCTTCCTCCACCTCTCCTCCGCCACCCGTTTTACCCCACGCGCCACTCCTCTTAACCACCGGGCTCGAACCCAGAAATCATTCTCCATCAGGTCCCAATCTGCCCCAGTCCTTTCCCAAGATGAGCTCAAAAAGCTTGCAGCTGACAAAGCGGTTGAGTCTGTCAAGTCAGGTATGGTCCTAGGCCTAGGAACAGGCTCAACAGCTGCCTTTGTGGTTGACAAACTGGGTCAACTCCTTTCCACCGGTCAACTTTCTAACATCGTCGGAATCCCAACCTCAAAAAGAACCCAAGAGCAAGCTGCATCACTTAATATCCCTTTATCCACCCTTGACTTGCATCCCCATATTGATCTCGCCATTGATGGTGCTGATGAAGTTGACCCTAACCTCGACTTAGTTAAAGGCCGTGGGGGTGCACTTTTGCGAGAGAAAATGGTTGAAGCAGCTTCATCTTCTTTCATTGTAGTGGCTGATGATAGCAAGCTTGTTTCAGGGCTTGGAGGGAGTGGTTTAGCCATGCCTGTTGAAGTTGTGCAGTTTTGTTGGAAATATAACTTGGTTAGACTTGAAGGATTGTTCAAAGAGTTGGGTTGTGAAGCAAAGTTGAGATTAGCAGGGGATGGTAGTGAAAAGCCTTACGTGACTGATAATATGAACTACATTGTGGATTTGTATTTCAAGAATCCAATAAAAGATGGGTTTGCAGCTGGGAAAGAGATTTCTGCCATGGAAGGTGTAGTGGAACATGGGTTGTTTTTAGGGATGGCTACCTCTGTTATTATTGCTGGGAAGACAGGTGTGGAAGTTATGACTAAGTGA